The DNA region AGTTTGATGTGATtgcaataataatatatatatatatatatatatatatatatatatatatatatatatatctgataAAAGCAGGGTCTTGCAAATCTATCATGCGATACTCTGAGTAGGGCAAGGAGTTTTGTGTTGGCCCATTTGTTCCAGACTTTACCACTGAGGGATTCACATCTCAAAGCTTTTTTAACTGCTGTAATTGAGATGGAGCTTGAGACGGTTTCGGAATCGGAGCATGATTGTCTAAGTGTGTATCTTAACAAGTTAAAGCCGCGGAATCTGCAGCTTGATTTGGTTCTAGAAAGGAGGGGTTTTGTGAAGGATTCTATGGTTTTATCAGAAGAAATTAGTCAAACTGTGAAGTTTGGAAAATTCAGCGATGATGATTTGACAAAGTTGACTCTTCAAGAAGTCTTCAAGAGGCAGTCTGCAGTGTCATGCATATCGACAGTGGAGACAGGCTTAGATGTCCTCACTAATGCTATCAGGTGTAGTAGTGGGACTGAATCTGATAGTAGCATGCTGGAAGAACAACTAAAACTTGATGGAGCTCCTTTATCTGTTGGGTATAAAACGAATTCATTTCCCTAACTGTGAAATAAGTGCATTTTGTTTATTGACTGACAATTACATGCATAAAACCATGTAGGCTTCATTGTTTCTTGCAAATAAAGTTTGTTGACATTTTTTTACAACTATTTTACTCATGTCGATTGGTTCAATTGAGCAAGTAGTTGGTGCTAGATTATAGAATTTTTACTTTGAGGTCAAAAACAGACACACTTTGGCTTTGTGTGCAGGGAAATAGAACAGCTGGTTGATTTTTTCACGTGGAATCATTGGAAATCAAAGATGGTTTCGTATTTTCTTGATAAGAGAACCATTAGATTGGTCTCAGGTGCCAGCATGATATTTTCTGCCCCCAAGATGCAGTGGCAGCAAGTGTTTGAACGCCTGAATACTTCAGCAGATTGCAAAGATGATGGTTTGAGTGAAATAGTTGTAAGTTGatctaatttttgaaattaaatagaaGGATGTAGTCTAATACATATAGCTTGATTTTTTGACCAGCAATCACTGGTTTGGTTCATATTTTACAATATAATGGTTATTTGATCCATGAGTTTtcaatatttgaaatattaagaATTCCATTGATTTAGGAATCATCTACAAGCTTTATGTGCATGCTAAATTTATTGTGCATGTattgtaatattatttcagCGTATAAATGGTTGCAAGCAGTGATGTCAACCAAACACAACTGCACTTGTGCTATTTGATTCACTTGGCTTGCTTTGGAATGCATTGTCAAATTTTCTCATCTGGGTTTCTTGCAATAACTACATGTgaacttctttctctctctcacacacctTTTGATGCTATTTTATGATGGTTGTGAATGATTATGAAGTTCGCTCAAAACCCAGCAAACCAAACCcctttttatatgcttttttttttttttttggggggggggggttcagTTTGGGGAGGAGTCTAGGTTAAATTAGTGAAGGATGTAAATGAGAATTGAAATAGAATGATTGGGTTAGTGCAAAAATAAGGTCAAATCTGGGTTAAATTTTGCATTTGTGAATCCATGCCTGAAAACTAGCTTGTGCatttctgcatatgttttaaTAGTTTACCTTTACATGTATCTCATTGATTCAGTAGACTGAAAAACAgtttactttttttgttttgattacaTGAGCATATCATTGCTGTTATTAATATTGACATATTGTGATCTTGCTGTGGGCAATTAAGAGTGTACTTGGCTTCCTGGCATGGATGCTGATGAATTACCGAATCACTTGGTTTTGGTGATCTAGATAGTGCATTTGAGTTGATTTACTGAAAATTGACCTTGGTTTTTAGGAAGTCCTTTGCCTTTCCCTTGAGACAGGAACTCCTATTACTCGGACGCATTGCAAGCCAATGGAATTGTCTAATTGAATATGCTACATCAGTTTCATATTTCTCCGCCACTATCTCAAACCTATATTATGAGGTGTGCAGCTTGCTTAGTGGAAGAGCTCAAGGTTTCCATTCCAGTGAGAGAGCAGCAGATTCAAAGGTGCTCTATATACTTGAATTTGAATGGATTATATAGATATGAAAAACACCCACACATACTCATGAAGAGGTATCCATTGACATGAGGTGCAGGTTCTATGCCTACACGGTTTTATGAGCTCCTATATGATTGTCCTTCATATAAACATTTTTCCTTGTGCTAGTGTAGAATTTCAAATTGATCTACAACCATGACACTCTATCTTAGAaagtagattttttatttatttattattattgagaatATGAAGTAAACAAGTCACATGGATGTGATAACATACGTATGTTTGATTGACTTGAAATTTGGCAAGCTTGATGCATGCGGAAATATTGGGCTCAATTGTTATAAAGATCAAATTCTATGATGATTCCTTTAGTGTAAGAGTAGTATCTCTATGAGCAAGCATCTGTCTGTGATCCCTATTAATAGTTGTTTATGAgagaaaaatcactttttttttcttagcgtttgtttttgtggttgaaCCTACTTTTCAAACAATGTTTTACCTGAaaaaagcatcaaattgatgctttttaggtgtttttcaatggttttgatatgttgaattaaaaacaaaaaccatcattttgatgcattttcaattgaGAAGCACATTGCACTGctttaccaaacacattaaatgtGGTGTCAATTAGTCTCAGCTTTTCATTATTCCTGTTTGTTTATACATAAAAGATGGATCTTTATGCTGCCTACCTTCCTCGATGAAGACCCTTGGACTTGGAGTGGTTTTGGACATAATGCTCAAGTGGCCATGGTTGTCTGTGTTGGGGCAAGCTGGGTGGAGTTCATTTTGAGCTTGGAACCTAATAATGTCTGCACTATTTATGGCCTTTGTTGAGGATATTGCTTTGGTGGCTAAAGTTCAAAGCTAACCACGCTCATTGTGCACAGTCATGCTGGATGACTGGCGCTGGATGCTTCGTTCAGGTTGTGAGGGACAAAGTTCTGCACCTATCTTTTTGTTTGTGTCCCCTTGAGGAAAATAATGAGCTGCACCAGGCATTTGTTAATGGGGTAGAAATTTCATGTAGAGGTTCATGATGCCTAGTGGAGCGAACTTCCAAGGTTGCAAGAGCGTGGCATTAATCATCACATATCTATTTATCCTTCTTTTGGTCTTTTGGAAACTGTTGCAGAATTTGATGCACTTGGCTGATGAACACTGTCATCTCTAAGTATACTTTGTTATGTTTCCTTACCGtgctgtttgtttatttatttgcagTTGACTGGTGCTGTATCCAGTGTATAGCTCCACATCCTTTGTTCCTATGTTTATATTATCCATTTTGATTGGTTTTAGCTGTTTATAGCAGGAAAGTGATATTCTTGAGTATCTAGCCAGACTGCAGGGCTATCAACTTTCTCTATTGTGGAAACAGTCCCCTGTCCTTGCAGCAGTTGCAATCCCATCATGGTATTCTTATTGCGTTTCTCTTCATTGTCTGTATGTTCTGGGAATGTAATTTATAAAGgaattaatatgattttagttttcttttagaCTTGTTATGGTTGAACAAGTTTCATTGCATTTGTGATTTCTGTGAAATGATATAATCACACAGATACAATGGAGCGTTTTAATTTTGATGGCTCTCACATGATTTTAACAAAAAGGTGCTTCAAACTTCAATGAATGGAGTGCTTGATGTTTGTCCATTTGCAATTAATGATCCTGTAAATGGTGTTGCAGGTCACCCTTGTTGAGATTGTATCTAAGTGAAATAGAGACTCAATTCAAAGGAGATTCTTCAGCACAGAGGTTTTGAGATTGCAGTTGCCTGTCTTCCGTGATTTGGAATTAAATTCTTCTGACacattttttcatcattttttgttAGCCCTCACATGTCTTTTCTATGCAGATGCTGCAGCTGTATTCAAGATAGGAAGCAGCACAAAGATTGTAAGTATATTCACCCCTGTCCAGCATGTGCACATACTCCTACATAAATTTTAACTTCTACCTGCAATGCTGAAACTGGGAATCTTATGATAAATGCTGCAGCATGCAGTTTGCTTTTACCTTTAATGTAATTGGCGTGTGATAGCATAGGAAGAAACATTGTCACATCTCTGTGTCAAAAATCAGAGTACCTGTCTGGAATTCAGATGGTACGGAGAGTGGTAGTTTTATACGAGTTGTTTTATGCAGAGTGCAAGCTGTTTCTCATGCTAATGCTAGAAATTTTGTGAAAATGACAGATAGTTCTCTTGATAGAACTCTTAATGTAGACCGAAGACAGTAATAAAGTAAAAAGGATAGTCAACCTAAAATCCACTTGAAATACTTGAACCCATGCTCTTGAAATCCGCAAGAACAAATAATTTTCATAACTCATTTTCTTCACACGTAAAATATGTGGGCTTTTTTAGGCAAAGCAAAATCTTAAAACAGGTCTGATCAATCAAAATCGttgctgaataaaaaatattggacaGTTCTAATACTAATAGACCTCTACATAATACAGACATCCTAAATGATAAGTTGGATTcccaaataatataagaaactaaattaacacaattataaattaattgaaaaaaagtccTTTTTCTGATAATGCATCAACTTTTCGTGCTTATATTTTACATGCATGTCGGCAACAATGATGTGAATCCCAGAACCTGCTAGTTGCTATTATCACAAGATTTTCAGAATTCAGATGGAGCTGTCTCCCTGAACCTTGTATAATGCAAGGGGTTTGCCATGTTTAGAGTGGATGCTATCTTTGATGCTATTACTACGAGGTATATATGTGATCATCATAACATTAGCAATGCCATCTTCATGTCTTGTAAAATGGGGGGGAAGAATAGAAAATGGATTTGTATAGGAGGTTTACTTAACAAAACTTTTCTACGAACAAATGCTGCAAGAAATACTACACTCTACAAGGATAAATACAGATGTCTCATATTTTCTTGTAATGTACGGATGTCTATATAAAGGATTTGTTTTCTCCTGTAAAGAATTCTTTTAGCTAACCTTAACCACTATGTGACTGAGATGTAGTTGACTCGTCATTATATAACAATTAGCTTTGTCTTCTTGGAACTCTTACTGCCTTTTACATTTCTGTAATCCATGTTTAGTCTTTATATATCATAGAGGAGTTTTCATTTAACATTTTAGCTGTGTCTTCTTGGAATTCTTATAGCCTTTTCCATTACCGTAGAAGAAACGTTTAGCTAGTAACTGGACTTATGATTCATGTGTAGGTGAACTCGGTGAGAGAATTTGGTGCCTTTACATCTTTCACATTTTCGCCTCTCATGTTATGCATGGTGCCAATAGTTCTTGACAGGTGAGCGTGACTGTGATGGTTATTGGTGAGAACCTTTCTGATACATGTCTTGCCAAGTGAcagatttgctttttatttttttttttttttattttttatttttttgtgttggaAAGATGGTATTATTTAGTTCATTATTATAGGTAAAATTGATCACGGATTTCTTAGCTGAAATTTTAAGTCAAGTTTTCAAAGACTTCATGTTGGCTCCCATGCTTCCACTATACGTTGATTTCATTGGCTATTATAGAAAAAGTGCTTTTAGATGCACTAGGAAATTTGTGGCAAGTGAAAGAGACCTGTTAACGCATTGCAAAAAATGACCacaataatcattattttcttctataggtgtttttgatgttttttcacacgcaaaacttattaaaataataatttttttattttttaaaatttatttttgacatcaccatattaaaacattataaaacaccaaaaaaaaaaattaatttaaagcaaaaaaaaaaaattttaatttattttaaagcattttttaaaatacaaaaacaaataaacttttAGACTTATGACCTACAATGGGCCAAACTGGACATAAATTGCATTTATTAACCAAAAGCATAGCTAAAAACTTCATTGTACCGAATTGTGTGCTTATCTCCCTCAACAATCCTTATTTGCCAATGACCCCGATTGAAAATGTGGTTTCGTGAAGTGTCTATTTGAGAGTAGTAAATGtgtttcaaagtgtttttaacttggaaatatattaaaataatttttaatattttaaaatttatttttgacatcaacacatcaaattatttaaaaatatataaaaaaattaatttaaagcaatttgtttttcaaaaaatgatgaaataacgATTCAATCACAATGTCAAACAAACCTTTAAAGATGGATGGTTTGCTCAACTTGTCCATCGAGTCTTGAATCTAAGGTGTCAAATATTTGTTCTTATTGTAATGCATCTTTAGGCTTTCATCTGCTTTTTATCTAAAACAAAATGACACTAGGAAAAATGAACCTAGCATTAATAAGTTCTTTCAACTATTTTCTCAACTTagttaatttcattaataacaTGCAATTTCGGAATGAGATGATGTTGTCACTCTTGGCACCATCTTAATTCAATGATCAATGGCCTTTACAGGTGGAAGTTTTGTCAAATTGGCTCTATATGAaagttctttttattaaatttcatagACTCaacttgttttagttttttcagaaaaatctttttcttagtgaaactttaaaaaattgaatttcttttgattcagaaataatttgatgatggtttaaaataatattttgacattttttttatagaataacaAATGAATAAAGTAACTTTTTTATTGAGATGACCAAActctaaacaaaaatatatgaattaaaaaatgaacaatCATTCTCACATCATGTTTCTTGAGCCATAGTTTAGATGTTTGCAAAATGATATATAATGGATTCCTTGTTCATGAACTTGTGAAATACATTTATTTGGAAAGTCCAAACCATTACAATGAACAAGATCAAAGTTTATCACTTTTAACTATTTGCacttgaaataagaaaattccatccttattatttcttttacgTTATAAACTGAATATATctgttgtagttttttttttagcctaaatatttttcttttataaaaatcataactaaGATCACACTCGATACTATGTGCAAGTGAAATTTCATTAATTGATGAAAAAGCTATGAGAAAGCCAGAgggataaaaaaccaaaaaaaccttcAATGATAGGAGGAatgcccaaaataaataaataaaaaaacaaaaatgatagttAGAACAAAATGAGATACCCTACCAAagcaataaaaaggaaaatcaaagaaaaacaacaaaaaaaaaataaaaaaaatattaaagggcAAAATGAGTTAACCAATTGATAGTGATTCTAGGTCTTTAAAACCTTGAAACAtgttttgagttttataaatcattttcttttacaactaaaaaatatagccTACATTATGTGCCTTTTACAAGTCATTTCTAATCAAGCAAATAAACAAGTAACCTGGATCAATAAATGACGCtcttaaaatgcaaaaaatgttttcataaGAGTGGTGACATCACAAGCAAGccacttgttattattcatgctAATAAATTGAGTGCTCAAAAAGagatttttctcaaacaaaatatcaaacttTTACTTGAGTTTTTTGCTTTGAAACCCATAAAAATAGAAGGTTACCTCATCATGTACCCTCATCAATTTCAATCTCACtaccataaaaacaaatcaatcatttaaaaaaaaaatccaagattttaaaaacaatgtgtTTTAAACTCACTTTAGAACAATTTTCGTTCTCAAAACATAAGAtgttcaagattttaaaaatcatttgggataaggatttcttcattaaaatgGTGTAAAACCTAACAAAAAGATAGTATTAGGTTGACCTATGCTAGGAAAGAATTGAAGGAAACAAACACCTATTTTAGGTAGAATTTAGGGGAGGAAAACCAACCTATCCTAGGTGGGAAATGTGGGTGGTAATCAGTTGTAAGATAACCCAAGAGAGGGATAAGAACAAGGATGACCAACACCCAAACACCCCTATTTCATTTAAGAGGGGTATAAATGCATGAGAGGAAAAATAAATGACTTTTCCTCTCTTTAAAAATTGGTTAGCAGCCTTAGCTGCAACAACCATCGCTtcccaataaaaaaacctaaccaaACCAGCATGCATGTTATCTTCCTTGAGTGTTTGAGTGAGTGGAGAGTTAGAAAACATGGAAGAAGTAGCCTATAGGGCTGACTGGAACaaacaaaaggaagaaggaaaaaattgagagaaaagaggaagaaaaactattaaaacaTTCCTTATGGCTACTTCAAATTGTAAGGTAAGAACAACATCACTTCCTTACTTGTTTCTTTTGAGATTTCAGGACAAAAGGGAGAAGGAAACCTCAAGGGAATGGCTTAGGATTCTTACACCTATGATTAACAAGGATTAGATAGAAAGATTGAAGAGAATGGGGTAGGGGGACATAATTCTAgaacctttaacaaaaaaaaaaaggatgaatattgatgaacaaaaaaaaagaccgaCCAAGGGAGATAATGAAAAGAGATGAAATGAagtgataaaattcataattgtGACCTTGTTAAACTTATAGAGACATGTTTGAATGGAAATAAATTTCATGTTTATGTTAATGTATTGATTATGCATACATGATTGAAGAGCTTGTGTGAAAGTGAGATGAAATGATGGAATGTGTTAGAGACATGTTTGAGCTAAAACAAGAACCATATTATGTTAATGCTTTGATCTTGTTTATGTGATTGATGAATTTCCATTTTATGAACCAAATGAAGGTGTGATTGTAGCATGTTGTTGTAAATATACTTGTGATAGGAATGATGAATTGCATGTGTAAATTGGGAGAGAGTGGACAATAATGTTCGATCAAAGAAAAAGGGGAAATCATGAAGGAAACTTTGCATGATAAACACCCTTAGAGAAACAAGACCTAGGATGGAAATGAGACTCTTGCATAATGTGAATTGACAATTAATTTGTGTTGATAAATTgacatgataaaattgaaaacataacatgtatGATTGTGGCAACATTAGGTTCTGATTTTGAAATGATAGTTAAAAGAACCtttgtaaaatatatatgcatgttGAGACTTGGTTGCGTATTGCTTGATAACCTTATGATAAATTAGGTGTGATTTGATAACGATTTAAGTTCAACTAGGTTGGGGTATGTTATAGGGGGGAAAGCTATACTTAGCCTGGGAAAAAAGTAAGACTAGAAATGACTCCTTCATAACTATTGATTTTTGAATCAGCAGCGACgtagtttttattgatgatttctaggtaAACAACGACTCAGTTTTTGTTGACGATTTCTGAGTCAACAGTAGATTGTGTTCGTTGACGATTCTATGCGTTCGCCGCGGAATtagttttcattgatgatttccgGGTTAGCaacaaattagtttttgttgatgattttaagTCAACAATAGATTGTGTTTACTGATGATTCCATATGTTAGCCATTGACTTTGTTTTTGCCGATGATTTATGTGTCATCAGTAACCTAGTTTTTGCTGATGATCTATGTGTCACTAATGACCTAGTTTTTACTAACGATTTCCTACAAAGAATGACTCGGTTAAAGCGAAGTAATTTAACCATAACCAATGTATTAACTTCAGTCCCTACAACTCCTATAGAGAGGTTAGGACGTGCGAGTAAGGATAATACAATTGACAAAATAATAAGGCTTATATTATGTATGTAAGGGGTAAATGAAGGAATTTACTCATTTAGGTTATTAATGAAAAGTAGcgataatattcttttaaatatttattatcatgtttaaattatttataattcttgTATTCATTTTACATTATAAAAGGGATGTCACACAATCAATGTGTATAGGAATCCCGTCTCATGGGTCcatatattttgttatgaacTATGTGTCTggattagtacttaaaattgcatttttatcaaggttttatatcatcattttggacttgaagtatcaataactccttaactaaagcatattttataataacaagtctgatactataagataccttaatttatgataaatgttcatcttaaatgcaggcgtatcagataaataaaaggattgattgatgagtttaagcactgaaattgaaaggacagaGAGAGGGTCaatcttagaaaagagatgctggttcagtccaaactggaacattgttcggtaattgggtcatatctggagctatagatctcggattta from Populus alba chromosome 14, ASM523922v2, whole genome shotgun sequence includes:
- the LOC118031230 gene encoding uncharacterized protein isoform X5 → MGWNYPCISLEEMVKLLKGFVDIMILASGYQSSALLAHWDAQNMKKAIHWGSFFQNVLKHMNSSDVYQDSIKELDAALCQMKSNPYFPQGLANLSCDTLSRARSFVLAHLFQTLPLRDSHLKAFLTAVIEMELETVSESEHDCLSVYLNKLKPRNLQLDLVLERRGFVKDSMVLSEEISQTVKFGKFSDDDLTKLTLQEVFKRQSAVSCISTVETGLDVLTNAIRCSSGTESDSSMLEEQLKLDGAPLSVGEIEQLVDFFTWNHWKSKMVSYFLDKRTIRLVSGASMIFSAPKMQWQQVFERLNTSADCKDDGLSEIVSFAFPLRQELLLLGRIASQWNCLIEYATSVSYFSATISNLYYEVCSLLSGRAQGFHSSERAADSKMDLYAAYLPR
- the LOC118031230 gene encoding uncharacterized protein isoform X3; this encodes MGWNYPCISLEEMVKLLKGFVDIMILASGYQSSALLAHWDAQNMKKAIHWGSFFQNVLKHMNSSDVYQDSIKELDAALCQMKSNPYFPQGLANLSCDTLSRARSFVLAHLFQTLPLRDSHLKAFLTAVIEMELETVSESEHDCLSVYLNKLKPRNLQLDLVLERRGFVKDSMVLSEEISQTVKFGKFSDDDLTKLTLQEVFKRQSAVSCISTVETGLDVLTNAIRCSSGTESDSSMLEEQLKLDGAPLSVGEIEQLVDFFTWNHWKSKMVSYFLDKRTIRLVSGASMIFSAPKMQWQQVFERLNTSADCKDDGLSEIVELLLLGRIASQWNCLIEYATSVSYFSATISNLYYEVCSLLSGRAQGFHSSERAADSKQESDILEYLARLQGYQLSLLWKQSPVLAAVAIPSWSPLLRLYLSEIETQFKGDSSAQRCCSCIQDRKQHKDCELGERIWCLYIFHIFASHVMHGANSS
- the LOC118031230 gene encoding uncharacterized protein isoform X1 — translated: MGWNYPCISLEEMVKLLKGFVDIMILASGYQSSALLAHWDAQNMKKAIHWGSFFQNVLKHMNSSDVYQDSIKELDAALCQMKSNPYFPQGLANLSCDTLSRARSFVLAHLFQTLPLRDSHLKAFLTAVIEMELETVSESEHDCLSVYLNKLKPRNLQLDLVLERRGFVKDSMVLSEEISQTVKFGKFSDDDLTKLTLQEVFKRQSAVSCISTVETGLDVLTNAIRCSSGTESDSSMLEEQLKLDGAPLSVGEIEQLVDFFTWNHWKSKMVSYFLDKRTIRLVSGASMIFSAPKMQWQQVFERLNTSADCKDDGLSEIVSFAFPLRQELLLLGRIASQWNCLIEYATSVSYFSATISNLYYEVCSLLSGRAQGFHSSERAADSKQESDILEYLARLQGYQLSLLWKQSPVLAAVAIPSWSPLLRLYLSEIETQFKGDSSAQRCCSCIQDRKQHKDCELGERIWCLYIFHIFASHVMHGANSS
- the LOC118031230 gene encoding uncharacterized protein isoform X2 — its product is MGWNYPCISLEEMVKLLKGFVDIMILASGYQSSALLAHWDAQNMKKAIHWGSFFQNVLKHMNSSDVYQDSIKELDAALCQMKSNPYFPQGLANLSCDTLSRARSFVLAHLFQTLPLRDSHLKAFLTAVIEMELETVSESEHDCLSVYLNKLKPRNLQLDLVLERRGFVKDSMVLSEEISQTVKFGKFSDDDLTKLTLQEVFKRQSAVSCISTVETGLDVLTNAIRCSSGTESDSSMLEEQLKLDGAPLSVGEIEQLVDFFTWNHWKSKMVSYFLDKRTIRLVSGASMIFSAPKMQWQQVFERLNTSADCKDDGLSEIVSFAFPLRQELLLLGRIASQWNCLIEYATSVSYFSATISNLYYEVCSLLSGRAQGFHSSERAADSKESDILEYLARLQGYQLSLLWKQSPVLAAVAIPSWSPLLRLYLSEIETQFKGDSSAQRCCSCIQDRKQHKDCELGERIWCLYIFHIFASHVMHGANSS
- the LOC118031230 gene encoding uncharacterized protein isoform X4 encodes the protein MNSSDVYQDSIKELDAALCQMKSNPYFPQGLANLSCDTLSRARSFVLAHLFQTLPLRDSHLKAFLTAVIEMELETVSESEHDCLSVYLNKLKPRNLQLDLVLERRGFVKDSMVLSEEISQTVKFGKFSDDDLTKLTLQEVFKRQSAVSCISTVETGLDVLTNAIRCSSGTESDSSMLEEQLKLDGAPLSVGEIEQLVDFFTWNHWKSKMVSYFLDKRTIRLVSGASMIFSAPKMQWQQVFERLNTSADCKDDGLSEIVSFAFPLRQELLLLGRIASQWNCLIEYATSVSYFSATISNLYYEVCSLLSGRAQGFHSSERAADSKQESDILEYLARLQGYQLSLLWKQSPVLAAVAIPSWSPLLRLYLSEIETQFKGDSSAQRCCSCIQDRKQHKDCELGERIWCLYIFHIFASHVMHGANSS